A genomic segment from Phragmites australis chromosome 6, lpPhrAust1.1, whole genome shotgun sequence encodes:
- the LOC133920892 gene encoding probable E3 ubiquitin-protein ligase RHB1A isoform X1, protein MGGCCCCSSRTSESDTAPVHVYHQQNLEEREPLSSAFDGSSPASAIVAVDTNLDTSTPDTYQAPPAPLPYNAGLTVAENPDLEKSDIKSKTDEQQSLKVDEFESCKKGAPEDNPDEEDVCPICLEEYDDENPCSITKCEHHFHLCCILQWMERSDTCPVCDQITLIDEMYE, encoded by the exons ATGGGTGGTTGCTGCTGTTGTTCATCAAGGACATCGGAATCAGATACAGCACCAGTTCATGTTTAT CATCAACAAAATCTAGAGGAGCGCGAACCATTGTCTTCAGCCTTTGATGGATCATCTCCAGCTTCTGCTATAGTTGCAGTTGACACAAATCTTGATACATCCACTCCTGACACTTATCAAGCACCACCTGCACCTTTGCCTTACAATGCTGGCTTGACAGTTGCAGAAAATCCTG ATTTGGAGAAGTCAGACATTAAGAGCAAAACTGATGAGCAGCAGTCTCTGAAGGTGGATGAGTTTGAGTCATGCAAAAAAGGTGCCCCTGAGGATAACCCTGATGAGGAGGATGTTTGTCCAATCTGTCTTGAAG AATATGATGACGAGAATCCCTGTTCTATAACCAAATGTGAGCATCACTTCCATCTCTGTTGCATACTTCAATGGATGGAGAGAAGTGACACATGCCCAGTATGTGACCAG ATAACTCTGATAGATGAGATGTACGAATAG
- the LOC133920892 gene encoding probable E3 ubiquitin-protein ligase RHB1A isoform X2 encodes MGGCCCCSSRTSESDTAPVHVYHQQNLEEREPLSSAFDGSSPASAIVAVDTNLDTSTPDTYQAPPAPLPYNAGLTVAENPDLEKSDIKSKTDEQQSLKVDEFESCKKGAPEDNPDEEDVCPICLEGDSCDKLYLSFHQNMMTRIPVL; translated from the exons ATGGGTGGTTGCTGCTGTTGTTCATCAAGGACATCGGAATCAGATACAGCACCAGTTCATGTTTAT CATCAACAAAATCTAGAGGAGCGCGAACCATTGTCTTCAGCCTTTGATGGATCATCTCCAGCTTCTGCTATAGTTGCAGTTGACACAAATCTTGATACATCCACTCCTGACACTTATCAAGCACCACCTGCACCTTTGCCTTACAATGCTGGCTTGACAGTTGCAGAAAATCCTG ATTTGGAGAAGTCAGACATTAAGAGCAAAACTGATGAGCAGCAGTCTCTGAAGGTGGATGAGTTTGAGTCATGCAAAAAAGGTGCCCCTGAGGATAACCCTGATGAGGAGGATGTTTGTCCAATCTGTCTTGAAG GAGATTCCTGTGATAAACTTTATTTGTCCTTCCACCAGAATATGATGACGAGAATCCCTGTTCTATAA